A genomic segment from Lignipirellula cremea encodes:
- a CDS encoding sulfatase family protein has translation MIPHPLPQHSPGVALFRRCGARIAATGALLLAVVVVQATCALSVFAAEERPNILFIMADDHGYQAIGAYGSVVNETPNIDRIATEGMRFDRCFVTNSICGPSRAVILTGKYSHQNGFRTNGDRFDGSQQTVAKLLQKAGYQTAVVGKWHLGTDPTGFDDWHILQGQGPYYNPAMKTPEGVVKHTGYTTEIITDEALKWLQEKRDASKPFFLLYQHKAPHRNWQPGPKQLNMYDEVTIPEPQTLYDDYEGRGTPAKTQAMTVANHLSPHDLKLAPQRGFTPEQQAAWDAAYGPKNAAFQKAELSGKELIQWKFQRYAKDYLRCVASVDENVGRVLDYLDESGLAKNTIVFYTSDQGWYLGEHGWYDKRWMYEESFRTPLLVRWPGHTKPGSVDNHLVMNLDFPETFLAVAGVEIPADMQGVSIVPLLEGKAPADWRTSLYYHYYEFPGAHSVQKHEGVRTDRYKLIHFYEVNEWEFFDLQEDPNELKSVYADPAYAEEVQKAKVELERLRKRYELPVNAAPRQPRGGKKQNQPAGKKPNGQKAGGKQGGK, from the coding sequence ATGATTCCGCATCCCCTTCCGCAACACTCTCCTGGCGTCGCACTGTTTCGACGATGCGGGGCGCGTATCGCCGCAACGGGCGCCTTGCTGCTGGCCGTCGTGGTGGTTCAGGCGACCTGTGCGCTGTCAGTGTTTGCCGCCGAAGAACGACCCAACATTCTGTTCATTATGGCCGACGATCACGGCTACCAGGCGATTGGCGCCTATGGCAGCGTGGTGAACGAAACGCCGAATATCGACCGGATTGCGACGGAGGGGATGCGGTTTGATCGCTGTTTTGTGACGAACTCTATCTGCGGTCCTTCGCGGGCCGTCATTCTGACCGGCAAGTACAGCCATCAGAACGGCTTTCGCACCAATGGCGATCGTTTTGACGGCAGCCAGCAAACGGTCGCCAAGCTGCTGCAGAAGGCCGGCTATCAAACGGCCGTGGTCGGCAAATGGCACCTGGGCACCGATCCCACCGGCTTCGATGACTGGCATATCCTGCAGGGGCAGGGGCCGTATTATAACCCGGCCATGAAAACGCCTGAGGGCGTGGTGAAACACACCGGTTACACGACCGAAATCATCACCGACGAGGCGCTCAAATGGCTGCAGGAAAAACGGGACGCGAGCAAGCCCTTTTTTCTGCTGTACCAGCACAAGGCGCCGCATCGTAACTGGCAGCCCGGCCCCAAGCAGCTGAACATGTACGACGAGGTCACCATCCCGGAACCGCAGACCTTGTACGACGATTACGAAGGCCGCGGCACGCCAGCGAAAACCCAGGCGATGACCGTCGCAAACCATCTTTCGCCGCACGACCTGAAACTGGCGCCGCAGCGTGGCTTTACGCCGGAGCAGCAGGCTGCCTGGGATGCCGCCTATGGCCCCAAGAATGCCGCTTTTCAAAAAGCCGAACTGTCAGGCAAGGAGCTGATCCAGTGGAAGTTCCAGCGCTACGCCAAGGATTACCTCCGCTGCGTCGCCTCGGTGGATGAGAACGTCGGCCGGGTGCTGGACTATTTGGATGAAAGCGGACTCGCCAAAAATACCATCGTGTTTTACACCTCGGACCAGGGCTGGTACCTGGGCGAGCATGGCTGGTACGACAAACGCTGGATGTACGAAGAATCGTTCCGTACCCCGCTGCTCGTCCGCTGGCCCGGCCATACCAAACCTGGCAGCGTCGACAACCATCTGGTGATGAACCTGGATTTTCCGGAAACGTTCCTCGCGGTTGCTGGTGTGGAGATTCCCGCCGATATGCAGGGCGTCAGCATCGTCCCGTTGCTGGAAGGGAAAGCACCGGCCGACTGGCGGACTTCGCTGTACTATCATTACTATGAGTTCCCCGGCGCCCATAGTGTGCAGAAGCACGAAGGGGTGCGTACCGATCGGTACAAGTTGATTCATTTCTACGAAGTGAATGAGTGGGAATTCTTTGACCTGCAGGAAGATCCCAACGAGCTGAAGAGCGTTTACGCTGATCCGGCCTACGCCGAAGAAGTGCAAAAGGCGAAAGTCGAACTGGAACGTTTGCGCAAACGCTACGAACTGCCCGTCAACGCCGCACCCCGCCAGCCGCGGGGAGGCAAAAAGCAGAACCAGCCCGCGGGTAAAAAGCCGAACGGCCAAAAGGCCGGCGGCAAGCAGGGCGGTAAATAA
- a CDS encoding PP2C family protein-serine/threonine phosphatase — protein sequence MAFKIVLILAIIFQFLAAGLAAWINTRYRWHSAWILISGAAVLMAVQLTASLASIWDLPPDERLDIPTWTAALAGLAISIMFLGGVALIEPLFKEIATAEKLLSHENRRLEMAVQENEAELHLARDIQRQLHPKGPPHAPGLEIAGDSHPAEYTSGDYYDYIELPDGRIGVVVADVSGHGVGPALLMADTRAYLRALCLTRSDPSEILTLANRAIAEDVADGRFVTALLACIDPVSLKMEYSSAGHLGFLLDPQGELHTLESHMLPLGALPDVVVGKSEPMLLTPGSLLLLATDGVFETQDRRRQMFGIEKAIDLVREHKEESAEHIVQVLFDAAHHFAGGAPQADDNTAVIIKIHGKSAT from the coding sequence ATGGCTTTCAAGATCGTTCTGATCCTAGCGATCATTTTCCAGTTTCTGGCTGCCGGTCTGGCCGCCTGGATCAATACGCGGTATCGCTGGCATTCCGCCTGGATTCTTATTTCCGGCGCCGCCGTGTTGATGGCTGTGCAACTGACTGCTTCTCTGGCCAGTATCTGGGATTTGCCGCCGGACGAAAGGCTGGATATTCCCACCTGGACCGCTGCTCTGGCGGGGCTGGCGATCTCGATTATGTTCCTGGGCGGAGTCGCCCTGATTGAACCGTTGTTCAAGGAGATCGCCACGGCCGAGAAACTGCTGAGTCACGAGAACCGTCGTCTGGAAATGGCCGTTCAAGAGAACGAAGCCGAACTGCACCTCGCCCGCGACATTCAGCGGCAGTTGCATCCCAAGGGCCCGCCCCATGCTCCGGGGCTGGAGATCGCCGGCGACTCGCATCCGGCCGAGTACACGTCGGGCGATTACTACGATTACATTGAACTGCCCGACGGCCGGATTGGCGTGGTGGTGGCCGACGTGAGCGGCCACGGCGTGGGACCTGCTTTGCTGATGGCGGACACTCGTGCGTATTTACGTGCGCTCTGCCTGACGCGTTCCGACCCGAGCGAAATTCTGACGCTGGCCAACCGTGCGATCGCCGAAGATGTGGCCGACGGTCGCTTTGTCACGGCCTTGCTGGCCTGTATCGATCCCGTCAGCCTGAAAATGGAATACTCCAGCGCCGGGCATCTGGGCTTTCTGCTGGATCCCCAGGGGGAACTGCATACGCTCGAATCCCACATGCTGCCGCTGGGCGCCTTGCCCGATGTCGTGGTTGGCAAGTCGGAGCCGATGCTTCTAACGCCTGGCTCCTTGCTGCTGCTGGCGACCGACGGAGTCTTTGAAACACAGGATCGTCGGCGTCAAATGTTTGGCATCGAGAAGGCGATCGACCTGGTGCGGGAGCACAAGGAAGAGTCCGCGGAACATATCGTACAGGTGCTGTTCGACGCTGCGCATCACTTTGCAGGCGGCGCTCCGCAAGCCGACGACAACACGGCCGTCATCATCAAGATTCACGGGAAGTCCGCGACCTAG
- the hisH gene encoding imidazole glycerol phosphate synthase subunit HisH, producing the protein MITIIDYQMGNLRSVQKGFEKVGSEALIASTPQSIEAADKIVLPGVGAFADAVAELRRRGLVEPIREAIAAGKPFLGICLGLQMLFETGYEDGQHEGLGILPGEVRRFELPKEYKVPHMGWNQVHFRQRPPVFEGIDEKAYFYFVHSYYVVPVDPALVAIEADYHQPFCAAVWKDNLYATQFHPEKSQANGLRVLQNFAAL; encoded by the coding sequence ATGATCACAATCATTGACTATCAGATGGGAAATCTTCGAAGCGTGCAAAAAGGCTTCGAAAAAGTCGGCAGCGAGGCCCTGATCGCCAGCACCCCCCAGTCGATCGAAGCGGCGGACAAGATCGTTCTGCCGGGAGTCGGAGCGTTTGCCGACGCTGTCGCCGAACTTCGGCGACGCGGACTGGTCGAGCCGATCCGCGAGGCAATCGCCGCGGGCAAGCCGTTTCTTGGTATCTGCCTGGGTCTGCAGATGCTGTTTGAAACGGGCTACGAAGACGGCCAGCACGAAGGCCTGGGCATTCTGCCCGGCGAAGTCCGACGCTTCGAACTACCGAAAGAGTACAAGGTGCCGCACATGGGCTGGAACCAGGTGCACTTCCGCCAGCGACCGCCTGTCTTTGAAGGGATCGACGAAAAGGCGTACTTCTACTTCGTCCACTCGTACTATGTCGTTCCGGTCGACCCGGCGCTGGTCGCCATCGAAGCCGACTACCATCAGCCGTTTTGCGCCGCCGTATGGAAGGACAATCTGTACGCCACGCAGTTCCACCCGGAAAAAAGCCAGGCCAACGGTCTCCGCGTACTGCAGAACTTCGCCGCCCTGTAA
- the ispH gene encoding 4-hydroxy-3-methylbut-2-enyl diphosphate reductase, whose translation MKIILAAPRGFCAGVNMAIESLDLAIKAFGTPIYVFHEIVHNKFVVETFREKGAVFVDHLSEVPEGSHLLFSAHGVSPEIRRYAKERRLVAIDATCPLVTKVHLEAIRYAREKYTIILIGHDGHDEVVGTMGEAPEAIVLVESVEQAQKIEFPAGTKLAYLTQTTLSVDDANRIIRVLKERFPQLEGPPKDDICYATQNRQEAVSVLAPEADLVLVLGSQNSSNSQRLRELAAEKGVDAHLIDGAGDIDDGWFAGKNAVLITAGASAPESVVQGCVDHLKVRFNATVEIRSIREEEVHFPLPRPLRELGASPK comes from the coding sequence ATGAAAATCATCCTGGCAGCGCCGCGGGGTTTTTGCGCCGGCGTCAACATGGCGATTGAAAGCCTGGACCTGGCCATCAAAGCGTTTGGCACCCCCATTTATGTGTTTCACGAAATCGTCCACAACAAATTTGTGGTCGAAACGTTTCGTGAAAAAGGCGCCGTATTTGTCGACCACCTGAGCGAAGTCCCCGAGGGTTCGCACCTGCTGTTTTCCGCCCACGGCGTGTCGCCCGAGATCCGTCGTTACGCCAAAGAACGGCGCCTGGTCGCTATCGACGCCACCTGCCCGCTGGTGACCAAAGTTCACCTGGAGGCGATCCGTTACGCCCGGGAAAAGTACACGATCATCCTGATCGGCCACGACGGCCACGACGAAGTCGTCGGCACCATGGGCGAAGCTCCGGAAGCGATCGTCCTGGTAGAGTCGGTCGAACAGGCCCAGAAAATCGAGTTTCCTGCTGGCACGAAGCTCGCTTACCTGACCCAGACGACGCTTTCTGTCGACGATGCGAATCGCATCATACGCGTGCTCAAGGAGCGTTTCCCGCAACTGGAAGGTCCCCCCAAGGACGATATCTGTTACGCCACCCAGAACCGCCAGGAGGCCGTTTCCGTGCTTGCGCCTGAGGCCGACCTGGTGCTGGTGCTAGGCAGCCAGAACAGTTCCAACAGTCAGAGGTTGCGAGAGCTCGCGGCCGAAAAAGGGGTCGACGCCCACCTGATCGACGGCGCAGGCGATATCGATGACGGCTGGTTCGCCGGGAAAAATGCGGTGCTAATCACGGCCGGCGCCAGCGCCCCCGAGTCCGTTGTGCAGGGATGCGTCGATCATTTAAAAGTGAGATTCAACGCCACTGTGGAGATCCGCTCCATCCGTGAAGAGGAAGTGCATTTCCCCCTGCCCCGTCCGCTGCGGGAACTCGGAGCGAGTCCCAAATAG
- a CDS encoding beta strand repeat-containing protein, which translates to MKAILRLLMIGVACGAVSWSAGDLLGQNQFNYDPGQAGGYGIPGGAESGFAIPGGGVPTYGGQGGFAGGPVNQGPIVSEWTAPTFPGIFWFSVNGANRGLGYRDTYFTVGAKTRLGEDFLRGRWMLENRLHLDVDDGQFFGNIGLERGFTIEPAHTDVYLSFWYDRDNDEYRNFGHSFDQVGVSAKLKNPIFDFYANGYIPIGETAYEIGNVGTPFFGNNILLQQGYDVGMRGFDASVRVPLPNLAMFGATLDLGGYYYTSTSQFAEGFGGFKGRVALKTINGIGLETEINHDDVFKTTFVLRATYEFGGGAAYDRNGRDLERTVRNDHIVRAHQDPVFLINAANGERFNIIYVDNTVTGGNGTFENPYDELADAEANSSPFDIIFVKNRSIFGNDTTGQDRGIVMQNNQQLLGGGTVHPLASANAGTYDLLIDDGGPIPSIGNLDGGPAVTLANDNTVRGFNFPLIAASSAIYGDAAGGLTTIDQNNISGTDGGVRNDGIVFRNAPAGSQQVVTQTSMTQLDGRGIDIFGGTPNFNFDGGSIDINGLVVQPGLNPIRVANTTAGSVVTIQNGLVTTTGSEAILLDNMSGTFNLFSRTTSNSASTSGLVIQNTTGTANISELTVTDSAQQGILIQNSVGLDANFGVATVNRAGTLLLADAVSLQNNTGATIDFNVLNINNQNGGGLIASNSGFIGINAGSITAVNGPAIDIDPTAIDITLSNVVSSDSLTTGVRLDRVSGSLNIRGLLAVSGVDVINGVEITNSGLLTVDVNSASINNTLGGAAGGAGVLLRDNVVPGSRFNFVQLNMNNLDSDGLVVDNTIGVTVGASNITNVFNGGSGIVLTNQANDVNFTGTTVINGVDGQGVSIAGNAGDNGTINFADLRLSNSVGDAFNISGGENNVNVILGGSGLANSSARSVSITNTTGGNVTFSGSNIVDNGSGIAINNNTGATSTYSFLNTVTVNSAVATVGAVELTNNTGAGGSINFNDLRITSTGAGTTGLFASNDTLLNIATGTVNSTNGPAVDISNTAVDVSLASVTSSLSNTVGLRLNQATGDFDVVGAINVSGLDVATGVDVSNSNLDFSADTITVANTAGGVAGTAAVNISNNTIGSSFNVNNLNISAVDSDGLIVNNNSNVNIVNSTINNLTGGGTGISLINIADTVMPGTDVNFSGITSITTVEGRGVSITGNGASDGTINFSDLRIAGATGTAFSVLGGQNDVAVNLGAAGIVNSVGRSVVISNTTGGDITFNGGDITDTGAGVLVSTNSGADSQYIFNNTIRATSSVANQGVIQVTNNTGATGEVRFADLQVTSNGAATAGLFGNNNTLLTVTDGVISANGGPSVSIATTLANINLTSASSSNSSTFGLRLANLTDNSSFTTGTLNVSAPASDGVSLSSIGDNTNFIVGGGVMTLNTAGTSGFRFRHNGETGGRREVNNMVVTVAGSGNNVNVFDMLDPSLGGPTYSFNNNSVNLGNTNNSTAWLFGVAGTNGNGTMETSTGNAATSVNLGGGSLGFRDFTPNMGGGTIDISTNGVPGTFTP; encoded by the coding sequence ATGAAAGCCATCTTACGACTGCTCATGATCGGCGTCGCCTGCGGGGCGGTGTCCTGGTCCGCCGGCGACCTTCTCGGCCAGAACCAGTTTAACTACGACCCCGGCCAGGCGGGCGGGTACGGCATTCCGGGCGGCGCCGAGAGCGGCTTCGCGATTCCCGGAGGCGGTGTCCCAACGTACGGCGGACAGGGCGGGTTTGCTGGCGGTCCGGTCAACCAGGGTCCAATCGTATCGGAGTGGACAGCTCCGACCTTCCCCGGCATCTTCTGGTTCTCCGTGAACGGAGCAAACCGCGGTCTGGGTTATCGGGACACCTACTTCACCGTAGGCGCCAAAACCCGACTGGGGGAAGACTTCCTTCGTGGTCGCTGGATGCTGGAAAACAGGTTGCATCTGGATGTCGACGACGGCCAGTTCTTTGGCAACATCGGTCTGGAACGCGGCTTTACCATTGAGCCTGCCCACACCGACGTCTACCTGAGCTTCTGGTACGACCGCGACAACGACGAGTACCGCAATTTCGGGCATTCGTTCGACCAGGTTGGCGTTTCGGCCAAGCTCAAAAACCCGATCTTCGACTTCTACGCCAACGGTTACATTCCGATCGGCGAAACCGCCTATGAGATTGGCAACGTCGGCACGCCCTTTTTCGGCAATAACATTCTGCTGCAGCAAGGGTACGATGTGGGCATGCGGGGTTTTGACGCGTCGGTTCGCGTGCCGCTGCCGAACCTCGCCATGTTTGGCGCTACGCTTGATCTGGGCGGTTACTACTACACCAGCACCAGCCAATTCGCTGAAGGGTTCGGCGGTTTCAAAGGTCGCGTTGCGCTGAAAACCATTAACGGCATCGGCCTGGAAACGGAAATCAACCACGACGACGTGTTCAAAACCACGTTTGTCCTGCGAGCCACCTATGAGTTTGGCGGCGGCGCCGCTTACGACCGGAATGGCCGCGACCTGGAACGCACGGTCCGCAACGACCACATTGTTCGCGCCCACCAGGACCCGGTCTTCCTGATCAATGCGGCCAACGGCGAGCGGTTTAACATCATTTACGTCGACAACACGGTTACCGGCGGCAATGGCACCTTTGAGAATCCGTACGACGAACTGGCAGACGCCGAAGCCAACTCCAGTCCTTTCGATATCATCTTCGTGAAGAACCGCAGCATCTTCGGCAACGACACCACCGGCCAGGATCGCGGGATCGTGATGCAGAACAACCAGCAGTTGCTGGGCGGCGGCACGGTGCATCCCTTGGCCTCGGCGAACGCGGGCACCTACGACCTGCTGATCGACGATGGCGGCCCGATCCCCAGCATCGGCAACCTCGACGGCGGCCCGGCGGTGACGCTGGCCAACGACAATACCGTGCGTGGGTTTAACTTCCCGCTGATCGCTGCCTCCTCGGCTATCTACGGCGACGCCGCGGGCGGCCTGACGACGATCGACCAGAACAACATCAGCGGCACCGACGGCGGCGTCCGCAACGATGGTATTGTGTTCCGCAACGCCCCGGCCGGCAGCCAGCAGGTGGTGACGCAGACCTCGATGACACAGCTTGACGGCCGCGGCATCGACATTTTCGGGGGCACGCCCAACTTTAACTTCGATGGCGGTTCGATTGATATCAACGGCCTGGTCGTGCAGCCCGGCTTGAACCCGATTCGCGTGGCGAATACGACGGCCGGCTCGGTTGTCACCATCCAGAACGGTCTGGTCACCACCACCGGTTCGGAAGCCATCCTGCTGGACAACATGAGCGGTACGTTCAACTTGTTCAGCCGCACCACCAGCAACAGCGCCAGCACCAGCGGCCTGGTGATCCAGAATACGACCGGCACGGCCAACATCAGCGAACTCACGGTCACTGACTCGGCCCAGCAAGGTATTCTCATTCAGAACTCGGTCGGCCTCGACGCTAACTTCGGCGTCGCCACGGTCAACCGCGCCGGCACCCTGCTGCTGGCGGATGCGGTTTCGCTCCAGAACAACACCGGCGCGACGATCGACTTTAACGTGCTCAATATCAACAACCAGAACGGCGGCGGCCTGATCGCTTCGAACAGCGGATTCATCGGAATCAATGCCGGTTCGATCACCGCGGTCAATGGACCTGCCATCGACATCGACCCGACGGCCATCGACATTACCCTTTCCAATGTCGTTTCCAGCGACAGCCTGACCACCGGCGTCCGCCTGGACCGGGTTTCCGGTTCGCTCAATATCCGCGGCTTGCTGGCGGTCTCAGGGGTCGACGTGATCAACGGCGTCGAAATCACCAACTCCGGGCTGCTGACGGTCGACGTCAACTCCGCGTCGATCAACAACACCCTGGGCGGTGCTGCCGGCGGGGCCGGCGTGCTACTCCGCGACAACGTGGTCCCTGGATCGCGGTTTAACTTCGTCCAGCTGAACATGAACAATCTCGATTCCGACGGTCTGGTTGTCGACAACACGATCGGCGTCACCGTGGGTGCTTCGAATATCACCAACGTGTTCAATGGCGGCAGCGGCATCGTTCTTACCAACCAGGCGAATGATGTCAACTTCACCGGCACCACGGTTATCAACGGGGTTGACGGCCAGGGTGTTTCCATCGCCGGTAATGCGGGCGACAATGGGACCATTAACTTTGCCGATCTCCGCCTCAGCAATTCGGTGGGCGACGCCTTCAACATCAGCGGCGGCGAGAACAACGTCAACGTGATCCTGGGCGGCTCCGGTCTGGCGAATTCCTCCGCCCGGTCGGTTTCGATCACCAACACCACCGGCGGCAACGTGACCTTTAGCGGGTCGAATATCGTCGACAATGGTTCCGGCATCGCCATCAATAACAACACCGGCGCCACCTCCACCTACAGCTTCCTGAACACCGTCACGGTGAACTCAGCGGTCGCTACGGTGGGAGCGGTCGAACTGACCAACAACACCGGAGCCGGCGGTTCGATCAACTTCAACGATCTTCGCATCACCAGCACCGGCGCCGGCACCACGGGCCTGTTCGCTTCGAACGACACTTTGTTGAACATTGCGACCGGTACGGTCAACTCGACCAACGGTCCGGCCGTCGACATTTCCAACACGGCGGTCGACGTCTCGCTGGCCAGTGTAACCTCCTCGCTTAGCAATACGGTTGGCCTGCGGCTGAACCAGGCGACAGGAGACTTTGATGTGGTCGGCGCCATTAACGTCAGCGGCCTGGATGTGGCCACCGGCGTGGATGTGTCGAACTCGAACCTGGACTTCAGTGCGGACACCATCACCGTGGCCAACACGGCCGGCGGCGTCGCTGGCACCGCAGCGGTGAATATCAGCAACAACACGATCGGTTCCTCCTTTAACGTCAACAACCTCAACATCTCTGCGGTGGACTCCGACGGCCTGATCGTGAACAACAACTCGAACGTCAACATCGTCAACTCCACCATCAACAACCTCACCGGCGGCGGCACCGGCATCTCCCTCATCAACATTGCCGATACGGTCATGCCGGGAACGGATGTCAACTTTAGCGGCATCACCAGCATCACCACCGTCGAAGGCCGGGGCGTTTCCATCACCGGCAACGGAGCCTCCGATGGTACGATCAACTTCTCGGACCTGAGAATTGCCGGGGCCACGGGAACAGCGTTTAGCGTCCTCGGCGGTCAAAACGATGTGGCGGTCAACCTGGGAGCCGCGGGTATTGTGAATTCGGTCGGCCGTTCGGTGGTCATCTCCAATACCACCGGAGGCGATATCACCTTCAACGGCGGCGATATCACCGACACCGGAGCGGGCGTGCTGGTCTCCACCAACTCCGGGGCCGACTCGCAGTACATCTTTAACAACACCATCCGCGCTACTTCCAGCGTAGCCAACCAGGGCGTTATCCAAGTGACCAACAACACCGGGGCCACCGGCGAGGTTCGCTTCGCCGACCTGCAGGTTACCAGCAACGGCGCCGCCACTGCCGGCCTGTTCGGCAACAACAACACGCTGCTCACCGTCACCGACGGCGTGATCAGCGCCAACGGCGGACCTTCGGTGAGCATCGCTACGACTCTGGCCAACATCAACCTGACGAGCGCCTCGTCGAGCAACAGCAGCACCTTCGGCCTGCGACTTGCTAACCTGACCGACAACTCCTCGTTCACGACGGGTACTCTCAACGTCAGTGCTCCGGCCTCCGACGGCGTGAGTCTGAGCTCGATCGGCGACAACACCAACTTTATTGTCGGCGGCGGCGTCATGACGCTGAACACCGCGGGAACCTCTGGCTTCCGCTTCCGCCACAACGGTGAGACCGGCGGACGTCGAGAGGTCAACAACATGGTCGTCACCGTCGCCGGCAGCGGCAACAACGTGAACGTGTTCGATATGCTTGACCCGTCGCTGGGTGGACCGACTTACAGCTTCAACAACAATTCGGTCAACCTGGGCAACACCAACAATTCGACCGCCTGGCTCTTCGGCGTCGCCGGCACTAACGGCAACGGTACGATGGAGACCTCGACCGGCAACGCAGCCACTTCGGTCAACCTGGGCGGCGGTTCGCTCGGCTTCCGCGACTTCACCCCCAACATGGGCGGCGGAACGATCGACATCAGCACCAACGGCGTCCCCGGCACTTTCACTCCGTAA
- a CDS encoding carboxylesterase family protein, with protein MANARPGIIGSLLCCCLLGGFLAMPLNAADNRDLYEAREFKDGENGVLLYRLLKPQDYDPAKKYPLVLFLHGAGERGNDNRKQLMHGLNDFASPENREKYPAFVVAPQCPNGKQWVNAPWSAPAHDMPEKPAADLQRCFDLLAALQKEFSIDADRLYITGLSMGGYGTWDAIQRHPEMFAAAAPVCGGGDTAYAKVLVNTPLWVFHGGNDTVVKTARSRAMVEAIEKAGGKPKYTEYPGVGHNSWSATYVNPEFYAWLFEQKRP; from the coding sequence ATGGCGAACGCTCGCCCAGGTATTATTGGAAGTTTGCTCTGCTGCTGTCTGCTGGGGGGTTTCCTGGCAATGCCGTTAAATGCGGCCGATAACCGGGATTTGTACGAAGCGCGTGAGTTCAAAGACGGCGAAAACGGCGTTCTTTTGTACCGCTTGCTCAAACCGCAGGACTACGACCCGGCAAAGAAATACCCCCTGGTCCTGTTCCTGCATGGCGCCGGCGAACGGGGCAACGACAATCGCAAGCAGCTGATGCACGGCCTCAACGATTTCGCCTCTCCTGAAAATCGTGAGAAGTATCCAGCCTTTGTCGTCGCTCCCCAGTGTCCCAATGGAAAACAGTGGGTCAATGCGCCCTGGAGTGCTCCCGCCCACGACATGCCGGAAAAGCCCGCCGCCGATCTGCAGCGCTGCTTTGACTTGCTGGCCGCCCTGCAGAAAGAGTTCTCGATCGATGCCGATCGCCTTTATATAACCGGCCTGTCGATGGGGGGTTACGGCACATGGGACGCCATCCAGCGGCATCCGGAAATGTTCGCCGCCGCCGCACCGGTCTGCGGTGGAGGGGATACGGCCTATGCCAAAGTGCTGGTCAACACGCCGCTTTGGGTGTTTCACGGCGGCAACGACACGGTCGTCAAAACGGCCCGTTCACGCGCCATGGTTGAAGCCATTGAGAAAGCCGGCGGCAAACCCAAATATACAGAGTACCCCGGCGTGGGGCATAACTCCTGGTCTGCGACGTACGTTAATCCCGAGTTTTACGCCTGGTTGTTCGAGCAAAAGCGTCCCTAA
- a CDS encoding formylglycine-generating enzyme family protein: MTQLNRFAALLLLLAAAPALAVDTPGLVQEKPAKGPFVKTAHGYMVPYESRLPGSEVVFKMMPIPGGKFRLGSPASEAGRKDDEGPQFEVQVEPFWMSATEITWAEYKQFMSLHDIFKKFDTRRERRVTDENRADAITAPSNLYDPSFTFQSGSDPQQPALSMSQYAAKQYTKWLSLTGGIFYRLPTEAEWEHAARAGTKTAFSFGDDPAQLGDYAWFTKNADDKTHKVGQKKPNAWGLYDMHGNVSEWVLDGYEAKGYERFTDKSVAAADAVQWPTKLYPRVVRGGSFDDVAVGCRSAVRHKSNDDDWRAEDPNIPLSPWWFTSDYALGVGFRLLRPLEPPPRAEQEKFWRADLELVQEDVMYRIEQEGRGALGVVDPTLIDAIEELNR; the protein is encoded by the coding sequence ATGACTCAATTGAATCGTTTTGCCGCCCTGCTGCTTCTGCTGGCGGCGGCTCCTGCTTTGGCGGTGGATACGCCCGGACTGGTGCAAGAGAAACCGGCGAAGGGTCCTTTTGTAAAAACCGCACACGGGTACATGGTTCCCTACGAAAGCCGCCTGCCGGGCAGCGAAGTTGTGTTCAAAATGATGCCGATCCCGGGCGGGAAATTCCGCCTGGGCAGTCCCGCGAGCGAAGCCGGCCGGAAGGACGACGAGGGCCCGCAGTTTGAAGTGCAAGTGGAGCCGTTCTGGATGAGCGCCACCGAAATCACCTGGGCCGAATACAAGCAGTTCATGTCGCTGCACGACATTTTCAAAAAATTCGACACCCGTCGTGAGCGCCGCGTGACGGACGAAAACCGGGCCGACGCCATTACGGCCCCGTCCAATCTTTACGACCCCAGCTTCACCTTTCAAAGCGGTTCCGATCCGCAGCAGCCGGCCCTGTCGATGAGCCAGTACGCCGCCAAACAGTACACTAAATGGCTGTCTCTGACTGGCGGAATCTTCTATCGCTTGCCGACCGAAGCCGAATGGGAACACGCCGCCCGGGCCGGTACAAAAACCGCCTTTTCATTCGGCGACGATCCTGCGCAGCTTGGTGACTATGCCTGGTTCACCAAGAATGCAGACGACAAAACCCACAAGGTTGGCCAGAAGAAGCCCAACGCCTGGGGATTGTACGATATGCATGGAAATGTGTCGGAGTGGGTTCTCGACGGCTACGAAGCCAAAGGCTACGAACGTTTTACCGACAAATCGGTAGCAGCCGCCGACGCGGTGCAGTGGCCCACGAAACTCTATCCCCGCGTGGTGCGAGGCGGTTCTTTTGATGACGTGGCTGTCGGTTGCCGCAGCGCCGTGCGGCACAAATCGAACGACGACGACTGGCGCGCCGAAGACCCCAATATTCCGCTCAGCCCCTGGTGGTTCACCAGCGATTACGCTCTGGGAGTCGGTTTTCGCCTGCTCCGCCCGCTGGAGCCTCCGCCCCGCGCAGAACAGGAGAAGTTCTGGCGAGCCGACCTGGAACTGGTGCAGGAAGATGTAATGTATCGCATTGAACAGGAAGGACGCGGCGCCCTGGGCGTCGTCGACCCCACCCTGATCGATGCCATTGAAGAATTAAACCGTTAA